The Paenibacillus sophorae genome has a segment encoding these proteins:
- the thiD gene encoding bifunctional hydroxymethylpyrimidine kinase/phosphomethylpyrimidine kinase yields MNVYKALTIAGSDSGGGAGIQADLKTFQELGVYGMSALTAVTAQNTLGVQGVYPLDTEAVARQLDSIGEDLTPDAVKTGMLFSGEIIRTAAGKIRQYGWDNLVVDPVMVAKGGSSLLQREAVQSLIQHLLPLALVTTPNIPEAEIIAEMTIASLTDCEEAARRIAQMGSRYVVVKGGHGSGNGAVRDVMYDGKNFVYMESPRIDTLHTHGTGCTYSAALTAELAKGQSAEEAVRTAKAFIRAAIEDGLGIGAGHGPTNHFAYGRRLRAEGNEIR; encoded by the coding sequence ATGAACGTATACAAGGCGTTAACAATCGCCGGCTCTGACAGCGGCGGAGGTGCGGGCATTCAGGCTGACCTTAAGACGTTTCAGGAGCTGGGGGTCTATGGCATGTCGGCGCTGACCGCGGTAACGGCGCAGAATACGCTCGGGGTCCAGGGCGTGTATCCGCTTGATACGGAAGCTGTGGCGCGGCAGCTCGATTCCATTGGCGAGGATCTGACCCCGGATGCGGTCAAGACCGGTATGCTGTTCAGCGGGGAAATTATCCGGACCGCCGCCGGCAAAATCCGCCAATACGGATGGGACAATCTGGTTGTAGATCCGGTCATGGTAGCCAAAGGAGGGTCCTCCCTTCTTCAGCGGGAAGCGGTGCAGTCTCTGATCCAGCATCTGCTTCCACTCGCTCTTGTAACAACGCCGAATATTCCGGAAGCGGAAATCATTGCCGAAATGACGATTGCCAGCCTGACAGACTGCGAGGAAGCGGCCAGAAGGATCGCGCAGATGGGTTCGCGTTATGTCGTCGTTAAGGGCGGCCACGGCAGCGGGAACGGCGCCGTTAGGGATGTGATGTATGACGGTAAGAATTTCGTCTACATGGAGAGTCCCCGCATCGATACCCTGCATACGCATGGAACGGGCTGCACCTATTCAGCCGCGCTGACGGCGGAGCTGGCAAAGGGCCAATCGGCGGAGGAAGCCGTTCGGACTGCCAAGGCATTTATCCGGGCGGCGATCGAGGACGGACTCGGCATCGGGGCGGGACACGGGCCGACCAATCATTTTGCGTACGGCCGCAGGCTGCGCGCGGAAGGGAATGAGATACGATGA
- the thiM gene encoding hydroxyethylthiazole kinase produces the protein MSFITKLRENNPLIHNITNIVVTNFTANGLLALGASPFMADAHEEVADVAAMSGAVLINIGTLNDHSIKAMLLAGQSANKHGVPVVLDPVGAGATVYRTEVTHRLVSEMKITALRGNVAEVANVIGETWSIKGVDAGAGDGDTTAVAQKAAKKLGCIAIVTGKEDIITDGNKTYIAANGNPILTKVTGTGCLLSSVVAAFLAVAGDSPLEAAAEALSFYGVAAEIAAAKTAEQGPGSFQIELLNQLALLTPEEYGKLSRIREV, from the coding sequence ATGTCTTTCATCACTAAGCTTCGGGAAAATAACCCGCTCATCCACAACATCACGAATATTGTCGTCACTAACTTTACCGCCAACGGCCTGCTGGCTCTGGGAGCTTCGCCGTTTATGGCGGATGCGCATGAAGAGGTGGCGGATGTCGCCGCGATGTCCGGCGCTGTCTTGATTAACATCGGAACGCTTAACGATCACTCCATTAAGGCTATGCTGCTGGCTGGCCAGTCGGCCAACAAACACGGTGTCCCGGTGGTTCTCGATCCGGTAGGAGCGGGCGCTACTGTCTACCGGACGGAAGTAACGCATCGGCTCGTTTCCGAAATGAAGATAACCGCGCTTCGGGGCAATGTAGCCGAGGTTGCCAATGTCATCGGGGAAACATGGTCGATTAAAGGCGTGGATGCAGGCGCAGGCGACGGCGACACGACCGCAGTCGCCCAAAAAGCGGCGAAAAAGCTCGGATGCATCGCCATTGTTACGGGGAAAGAGGATATTATCACCGACGGTAACAAAACGTATATCGCAGCCAACGGCAACCCCATTTTGACCAAAGTAACCGGAACCGGCTGCCTGCTAAGCTCTGTCGTAGCCGCTTTTCTGGCAGTTGCCGGGGATTCCCCGCTGGAAGCAGCGGCCGAAGCCCTCTCCTTTTACGGAGTCGCCGCCGAAATCGCCGCCGCCAAGACGGCTGAGCAGGGTCCAGGCAGCTTCCAGATCGAACTCCTGAACCAGTTGGCGCTTCTTACGCCGGAGGAATACGGGAAGTTGTCGAGAATCCGGGAAGTTTAA
- a CDS encoding ABC transporter substrate-binding protein: MKSFTRIKNLLLLPAISLLLLTAACGGSAPSGDSAASASPSPAASQTESPAEPAHKLTLMLDWYPNAVHSFLYTAQEKGFFAKRGINVEIQMPADTNDALKLVAAGKVDLALSYQPQVLMARGEKIPVKALASIVRHPLTHLMVPADSSVHTPKDLAGKAVGYSSIPLYEAMVKTMVKADGGDPEKVNFVDVGYDLIPAISTGQTDAIMGGFINHEQLILQKEGHPVTSIDPAKYGVPDYSELVLVASDEGINQHKDDFIKFLTAMREGQAYVNEHPDEALSILLAHEDGTAPLDKEIETQSLKVLLPLMDAGDKDFGFQDAESWDKVHQWLEGNGLLPADIKAEDAFINL; this comes from the coding sequence ATGAAATCTTTTACCCGTATTAAAAATTTATTGCTTCTGCCTGCTATCTCGCTTCTTCTGTTAACGGCCGCTTGCGGCGGCTCCGCGCCATCCGGCGATTCCGCGGCCTCCGCTTCTCCTTCGCCTGCCGCTTCTCAAACCGAAAGTCCGGCGGAGCCTGCGCACAAGCTGACGCTTATGCTCGACTGGTACCCGAACGCCGTGCATTCTTTTTTGTACACCGCTCAGGAAAAGGGCTTCTTCGCCAAACGGGGAATTAATGTGGAGATCCAGATGCCGGCGGACACGAATGACGCGCTGAAGCTCGTCGCGGCAGGCAAGGTCGATCTGGCGCTGAGCTACCAGCCGCAGGTGCTGATGGCCCGGGGGGAGAAGATTCCCGTGAAAGCACTGGCCTCCATTGTCCGTCATCCGCTGACTCACCTGATGGTCCCTGCGGACAGTTCCGTACATACGCCGAAGGATTTGGCTGGCAAAGCGGTGGGGTATTCTTCCATTCCACTGTATGAAGCGATGGTTAAGACGATGGTCAAAGCCGATGGCGGAGATCCGGAGAAGGTGAACTTTGTGGATGTGGGCTATGACTTAATTCCGGCCATTTCCACCGGGCAGACTGACGCCATAATGGGCGGTTTCATCAACCATGAACAGCTCATTTTGCAAAAAGAAGGCCATCCCGTCACCTCCATTGACCCTGCAAAATATGGCGTGCCGGATTATTCCGAGCTTGTGCTGGTTGCAAGCGATGAGGGAATTAATCAGCATAAAGATGATTTCATCAAGTTTCTGACAGCGATGCGGGAAGGCCAAGCATACGTGAATGAGCATCCCGATGAGGCGCTGTCCATCCTGCTTGCGCATGAAGACGGGACCGCTCCGCTCGACAAGGAAATTGAGACGCAGAGCCTGAAAGTGCTGCTGCCGCTGATGGACGCGGGAGATAAGGATTTCGGATTTCAGGATGCGGAAAGCTGGGATAAAGTGCATCAGTGGCTGGAAGGCAACGGACTGCTGCCTGCGGATATTAAGGCTGAGGACGCTTTTATTAATTTATAA
- a CDS encoding ABC transporter permease → MKRAPFKEGSRRYGAFLLLLLLILAVWEASVRSGYVPSFILPAPSVVWTALVQNAGLLLGTHLPATLEEVAVGCLMSLVGGILLGIGMHLSRTLEKALYPFIIISQTIPLIALSPIFIMWFGYSLWSKVAVVFLTAFFPVVVGVYDGLAKSGGAYKELLLTMGANRRQLLVKVGIPLALPSFFSGLKLSVVYCVIGATIGEWLGGTRGLGYYSRRMAGSLHSAEMFAAIALLSGLGVVLFLAVRLLEHQILKKRGSN, encoded by the coding sequence ATGAAACGCGCACCGTTTAAGGAAGGATCTCGCCGCTACGGAGCCTTCCTTCTCCTGCTGCTGTTGATTCTCGCCGTGTGGGAAGCTTCCGTACGCTCAGGATATGTTCCGTCCTTTATCCTCCCTGCACCCTCCGTGGTCTGGACCGCATTGGTACAGAACGCCGGACTGCTGCTGGGCACGCATCTGCCAGCCACGCTTGAAGAAGTGGCTGTCGGCTGTCTGATGTCGCTGGTTGGCGGCATTCTGCTCGGGATCGGCATGCACCTTTCCCGGACATTAGAAAAAGCGCTCTATCCCTTTATCATCATCAGCCAGACGATTCCGCTGATTGCGCTCTCCCCCATTTTTATTATGTGGTTCGGTTATTCGCTGTGGAGCAAGGTCGCCGTCGTCTTTCTGACCGCATTCTTTCCAGTCGTCGTCGGCGTATACGACGGGCTCGCCAAAAGCGGCGGCGCCTATAAGGAGCTGCTGCTGACTATGGGCGCGAACCGCAGGCAGCTGCTGGTCAAGGTCGGCATTCCGCTTGCGCTCCCCTCCTTTTTCTCGGGGCTGAAGCTGTCGGTGGTGTACTGCGTGATCGGTGCAACCATCGGAGAATGGCTGGGAGGAACGCGCGGACTTGGTTACTACAGCCGCCGCATGGCGGGAAGCCTGCACAGCGCCGAGATGTTCGCAGCGATTGCTCTCCTGTCGGGTCTCGGTGTAGTACTTTTCCTGGCCGTACGGCTGCTGGAGCATCAGATTCTTAAGAAAAGAGGTTCTAATTGA
- a CDS encoding ABC transporter ATP-binding protein, producing the protein MEELLSLRRLSFSFPQQKLVFSDLSLTVRQGEFVSIIGASGCGKSTLFKAIAGLLAEAQGEIALQGSARGENRLGQIAYMPQQDLLLPWRTVLDNCLLPLEIKGRAGKGGAATVWEMLERFGLAGYELAYPHELSGGMRQRAAFLRTLMTGGELMLLDEPFGALDAMTKRDMHRWLLELWGELGRTVMFITHDLEEAILLSDRIFLMPSGSVGPLQELNVGLPRPRRLEMNYELGFVSLRAELERRLYETRTV; encoded by the coding sequence ATCGAAGAGCTTTTATCTCTCCGCCGCCTTTCTTTTTCGTTTCCGCAGCAGAAGCTCGTATTCTCGGATCTTTCGTTAACGGTCCGCCAGGGTGAATTCGTCAGCATTATTGGCGCCAGCGGCTGTGGCAAAAGCACGCTGTTCAAAGCGATAGCCGGACTGCTTGCCGAGGCGCAGGGAGAAATCGCGCTGCAAGGCAGCGCCCGCGGTGAGAACCGGCTCGGCCAAATCGCCTACATGCCTCAGCAGGACCTGCTGCTGCCCTGGCGGACGGTGCTGGACAACTGTCTGCTGCCGCTAGAGATCAAAGGCCGGGCCGGTAAGGGCGGAGCAGCTACGGTATGGGAAATGCTGGAGCGTTTCGGACTCGCCGGTTATGAGCTTGCCTATCCGCATGAGCTATCCGGCGGGATGCGCCAGCGGGCCGCTTTTCTCCGTACACTGATGACCGGCGGAGAGCTGATGCTGCTTGATGAGCCATTCGGCGCGCTTGACGCCATGACGAAGCGGGACATGCACCGCTGGCTGCTGGAGCTGTGGGGAGAGCTGGGGCGGACCGTTATGTTCATCACGCATGATCTGGAGGAAGCTATTCTGCTCAGTGACCGCATCTTTCTGATGCCGTCCGGCAGCGTCGGCCCCCTTCAAGAGCTGAACGTGGGACTGCCAAGACCCCGGCGGCTGGAAATGAATTACGAGCTTGGCTTTGTCTCTTTGCGGGCCGAGCTGGAGCGGAGGCTGTATGAAACGCGCACCGTTTAA
- a CDS encoding alpha/beta hydrolase, with protein MEKKPVLEPEAQNFVKATANPPFLFDLGPEQGRIAVDEAQAGEVQKPDVDIEDISITGGPSGHVSIRILRPKHVAEKNLAVILYIHGAGWVFGNAHTHDRLIRELAVKSGAALVFPNYSLSPEVKYPTAIEEIYAVLQWIAEHGKEHGLDSDRLAVAGDSVGGNMTAAITLLAKERSGPAIGQQLLFYPVTDASFDTESYHQFAEGYFLRRDGMKWFWDQYTSDSEERNQITASPLRATTEQLRGLPPALIITAEADVLRDEGEAYANKLREAGVDVTAVRYQGIIHDFVMLNALSDTAAAKSAISLASAWLKDGFQ; from the coding sequence ATGGAGAAAAAACCTGTTCTTGAACCGGAAGCACAAAATTTTGTTAAGGCAACAGCCAATCCGCCATTTTTATTTGATTTAGGACCTGAACAGGGGCGGATTGCGGTCGATGAAGCCCAGGCGGGCGAGGTTCAAAAGCCAGACGTGGACATTGAAGATATCAGTATTACAGGTGGTCCAAGCGGCCACGTATCCATTCGGATTCTACGTCCGAAACACGTTGCTGAGAAGAACCTGGCTGTCATTCTGTACATACATGGTGCAGGTTGGGTGTTCGGCAACGCACACACCCATGATCGGTTGATCCGTGAATTGGCTGTGAAGAGTGGAGCTGCACTTGTATTCCCGAATTACAGTCTGTCCCCTGAAGTGAAGTATCCTACGGCTATTGAAGAAATCTATGCTGTGCTGCAGTGGATCGCAGAGCACGGCAAAGAACACGGGCTTGATTCGGATCGCTTGGCCGTAGCCGGCGATAGTGTCGGCGGCAACATGACTGCGGCAATCACGCTGCTGGCCAAAGAGCGCAGTGGTCCTGCTATTGGACAACAGCTCCTTTTCTACCCGGTTACGGATGCTTCATTTGATACGGAATCCTATCATCAATTCGCCGAAGGATACTTTTTACGCCGGGACGGGATGAAGTGGTTCTGGGATCAGTATACAAGCGATTCTGAGGAAAGAAACCAGATTACGGCCTCCCCGCTGAGGGCAACTACCGAGCAGCTTCGCGGTCTTCCGCCGGCTCTGATCATTACAGCCGAAGCTGATGTCCTGCGGGACGAAGGTGAAGCTTATGCGAATAAACTTCGAGAGGCTGGTGTTGATGTCACTGCGGTACGTTATCAAGGAATAATCCATGACTTCGTTATGTTGAATGCATTATCAGACACTGCCGCAGCCAAAAGTGCAATATCTCTGGCCAGCGCTTGGCTAAAAGACGGGTTTCAATAA
- a CDS encoding aminoglycoside phosphotransferase family protein — MDGSVAEKTLRSIPFLHTGATIIPINKGYSGDHKYRVMQNGSSYLLRIFDGGLYRNKQTEFEVLKTMEAYGVKCSRPLEIGRLPDAGLGYYVLTYIEGADAEDQLPLYSAEDQYRIGYGAGNELRIIHQCKAPPGMSSWAERKTAKHRRYMEEYDRLGQRIRGGDKVMEFIESRLPLMKESANLLQHDDFHTGNLIVQDRRLAGIIDFNRLDFGDPVHEFIKVGLFSSEVSHPFCIGQIKGYHQGQEPDEMFWQLYSLYMAMALISSVVWSIKFVPEETDGMMARIHRVMEDHAGFGSVRPKWYIELSAAAGDQRPDRQGRSAQGMGHDGAFRTRRV, encoded by the coding sequence ATGGATGGCAGTGTTGCAGAAAAAACACTTCGCAGCATTCCTTTTTTGCACACCGGAGCAACCATCATACCGATAAATAAAGGTTATTCCGGCGATCATAAATATCGGGTGATGCAGAACGGCAGCAGCTATCTGCTGAGGATCTTCGATGGCGGACTATATCGGAATAAGCAGACTGAATTCGAGGTGCTGAAAACGATGGAAGCCTACGGCGTCAAATGTTCAAGGCCGCTGGAAATCGGACGATTACCGGACGCCGGGCTCGGCTACTATGTTCTTACATATATAGAAGGCGCAGATGCCGAGGATCAACTGCCGCTTTATTCGGCTGAAGATCAATATCGCATCGGATACGGAGCGGGAAATGAACTAAGAATCATTCATCAATGCAAGGCGCCGCCCGGAATGTCCTCGTGGGCCGAACGAAAAACGGCAAAGCATCGGCGCTATATGGAAGAATACGATAGACTCGGGCAGCGTATCCGCGGCGGCGACAAAGTGATGGAGTTCATTGAGAGCCGCCTTCCGCTGATGAAGGAGTCGGCCAACCTGCTTCAGCATGACGACTTCCATACGGGAAATCTTATCGTCCAAGATCGGCGTCTGGCGGGCATTATCGATTTTAACCGGCTGGACTTTGGCGACCCTGTGCATGAATTCATCAAAGTCGGTTTATTCAGTTCGGAGGTCAGCCACCCTTTTTGCATAGGGCAGATTAAAGGATATCATCAGGGACAAGAACCGGATGAAATGTTCTGGCAGCTGTATTCCCTCTATATGGCGATGGCCCTTATATCGTCCGTGGTATGGAGCATTAAGTTCGTACCTGAAGAGACAGACGGTATGATGGCCAGAATCCATCGCGTGATGGAGGATCATGCCGGTTTCGGATCCGTTAGACCCAAATGGTACATTGAATTGTCTGCTGCCGCTGGAGATCAAAGGCCGGACCGGCAAGGACGGAGTGCCCAGGGTATGGGACATGATGGAGCGTTTCGGACTCGCCGGGTATGA
- a CDS encoding pentapeptide repeat-containing protein translates to MSNQRTPSGNTINHLSADCEQCFGLCCAALPYAKSADFAVDKAGGTPCPNLQSDFRCGIHKDLRTKGFRGCAVYECFGAGQKVSQITYAGNDWRDHPVLAQEMFKVFPIMQQLHEMLSYLDEALGLEETLPIHKDLQNALEQTEDLTRLNPRSILELNVPAHRAIVNVLLLQVSERVRAKAAPGHNKSQKMQNKIRKGTDLVGANLRGTALRGANLRGALLIASDLRDADMRVTDLIGADFRDADLSGADLTGSIFLTQAQVNSAKGDMNTKLPPSLRIPDHWSK, encoded by the coding sequence ATGTCTAATCAAAGAACTCCTAGCGGCAACACGATTAATCATTTAAGCGCAGATTGCGAACAATGCTTTGGTTTGTGCTGTGCAGCTTTGCCGTATGCCAAATCGGCCGATTTTGCCGTGGATAAAGCCGGGGGCACTCCCTGCCCAAACCTTCAGTCCGATTTCCGCTGCGGTATTCATAAAGACCTTAGAACAAAAGGCTTTCGAGGGTGCGCCGTATATGAATGCTTTGGTGCGGGTCAAAAGGTATCCCAAATCACCTATGCGGGAAACGATTGGCGGGATCATCCGGTGTTGGCTCAGGAAATGTTTAAGGTATTCCCTATTATGCAGCAGCTGCATGAAATGCTAAGTTACTTGGATGAAGCGCTCGGTTTGGAAGAGACTCTGCCGATTCATAAAGACTTGCAGAATGCTCTCGAACAAACGGAAGATCTCACCCGTCTGAATCCACGCTCGATTCTAGAGCTTAACGTCCCCGCCCATCGGGCGATTGTTAATGTTCTGCTCCTGCAAGTAAGTGAACGAGTACGGGCAAAAGCTGCACCGGGGCATAATAAAAGCCAAAAAATGCAGAACAAAATACGCAAGGGAACTGACTTAGTTGGTGCAAATTTAAGAGGGACGGCCCTTAGAGGAGCTAACTTAAGAGGCGCTTTGCTTATTGCATCCGACCTGAGAGATGCTGACATGAGAGTGACGGATCTGATCGGCGCTGACTTTAGAGATGCCGACTTAAGCGGCGCTGATCTCACAGGAAGTATTTTTCTTACGCAAGCACAAGTTAACTCAGCTAAAGGCGACATGAATACCAAGCTTCCGCCTTCTTTAAGGATTCCTGATCATTGGTCAAAATAA
- a CDS encoding S-layer homology domain-containing protein: MLSTKKSFAAFSISAIMMLSAGGASFAAGSEFTDIDSIQGKAKIASLKDRGLVKGVYGLYFIPKSVISSAEGIQFISGGLELNLDAIKFVKAPVASDIFTKVKDDSWYAQAFINAYYNGVEIPEDIDPKEPMTKEQFTVLLVQGLEKGNILPMIKIAPAEITDEDQINPSNQGAIQRSLVYKINTLDKDGKFNPGSKLTRAEAAVMLYNALEYFKAHGNK, from the coding sequence ATGTTATCGACAAAAAAATCTTTCGCAGCCTTTTCAATCAGCGCAATAATGATGCTCTCGGCAGGAGGCGCGAGCTTTGCCGCCGGCAGCGAATTCACTGATATCGATTCGATTCAGGGTAAAGCGAAGATCGCAAGTCTGAAAGACCGCGGACTCGTTAAAGGAGTATACGGATTGTATTTTATTCCCAAGTCTGTCATAAGCTCGGCGGAGGGCATCCAGTTTATTTCGGGCGGTCTGGAGCTTAATCTTGACGCCATTAAATTCGTAAAGGCTCCCGTAGCAAGCGATATTTTCACCAAGGTCAAGGATGACTCGTGGTATGCCCAGGCTTTTATTAACGCGTACTATAACGGTGTTGAAATCCCTGAGGATATCGATCCCAAGGAACCGATGACCAAAGAGCAGTTCACCGTTCTTCTCGTTCAAGGGCTCGAAAAAGGCAACATTCTGCCGATGATCAAAATTGCTCCGGCGGAAATCACCGATGAAGACCAAATCAATCCTTCGAACCAAGGCGCTATTCAGCGGTCCCTCGTATACAAGATCAACACGCTGGATAAGGATGGGAAATTCAATCCGGGAAGCAAGCTGACACGGGCCGAGGCGGCCGTTATGCTCTATAATGCGCTGGAGTATTTTAAGGCTCACGGGAATAAGTAA
- a CDS encoding AraC family transcriptional regulator produces the protein MHYYQQIQKAVDYIERNLQKEIGMRDIASSASFSPFHFQRLFLAISGFTVQEYIRKRRLTEAARLLLDSDEGILKVALAYQYHSQEAFTRAFESFAGMTPGKYRKKNPTFAGQPPISFLNDPGSKDQEFEMGKPEIVHLNRIWVIGCEYSTDLNEGRHYRDIPGFYDEFGRNGRYLHIPYRLAPDRVYGISCSFQDDGGFSFIVGEEAGECADAPDSQYVKFDLPEGKYAEFKAYGPAGQIQKIRDFIYGVWLPHSNYDRGEGPDFEVTDVRNSTFPDDMRIKIFIPLA, from the coding sequence ATGCATTACTATCAGCAAATTCAAAAAGCCGTGGATTATATCGAGCGGAATCTTCAAAAGGAAATCGGGATGCGGGACATCGCTTCTTCGGCCTCCTTCTCCCCCTTCCACTTTCAGCGACTTTTTCTCGCTATATCGGGCTTTACCGTACAGGAGTACATCCGCAAACGCAGGCTCACCGAAGCGGCCCGCCTTCTATTGGATTCGGATGAAGGCATTCTCAAGGTTGCCCTGGCCTATCAGTATCATTCGCAGGAGGCCTTTACGCGCGCTTTCGAGAGCTTTGCCGGGATGACGCCAGGGAAATACAGGAAGAAGAATCCGACCTTCGCCGGGCAACCTCCGATCAGCTTCCTGAATGATCCCGGAAGTAAAGACCAAGAATTCGAGATGGGCAAACCGGAAATTGTCCATTTGAACCGCATATGGGTCATCGGATGCGAATATTCAACTGATCTGAATGAAGGACGGCATTACCGGGACATTCCCGGCTTTTACGATGAATTCGGAAGGAACGGCCGATATCTGCATATCCCGTACAGACTGGCGCCCGATAGGGTCTACGGGATTTCCTGCAGCTTTCAGGATGATGGCGGATTCTCCTTTATTGTAGGTGAGGAAGCCGGGGAATGTGCGGACGCGCCGGACAGTCAATACGTCAAATTCGATCTGCCGGAAGGAAAATACGCCGAATTCAAAGCCTATGGCCCGGCAGGGCAAATTCAGAAGATACGGGACTTCATCTACGGCGTATGGCTTCCCCATTCCAATTACGATCGCGGGGAAGGACCTGATTTTGAAGTGACCGATGTGCGGAACTCCACGTTCCCAGATGACATGAGGATCAAAATATTTATTCCGCTTGCTTAA
- a CDS encoding Fur family transcriptional regulator, with protein sequence MNPMDTITQQFTAHNYKLTSQREAIVKVLLDNEKDHLSVEEVYMLVKGSYPQLGLATVYRTLELLCELHLVEKMNFGDGVSRYDLRSEDHDHMHHHLICDSCGKVAEIKDDWLAELEEKLEKEYGFSVTDHRLDFKGTYRICTGSGCKRPKEGQAIS encoded by the coding sequence ATGAATCCTATGGATACGATCACCCAGCAGTTTACCGCGCATAACTATAAGCTGACCTCGCAGCGCGAAGCCATCGTCAAGGTGCTTCTAGACAACGAGAAGGATCACTTAAGTGTCGAAGAGGTATATATGCTCGTTAAGGGGAGCTATCCGCAGCTTGGACTAGCGACAGTATACCGGACGCTTGAACTGTTATGCGAACTTCATCTCGTTGAGAAAATGAACTTCGGCGACGGTGTCTCCAGATACGACCTGCGCAGCGAAGATCATGATCATATGCATCATCATCTAATCTGCGATTCCTGTGGCAAGGTGGCTGAGATCAAGGACGACTGGCTTGCGGAGCTGGAGGAGAAACTGGAGAAAGAATACGGCTTCTCCGTAACTGATCACCGCCTCGATTTCAAAGGCACTTACCGGATCTGCACCGGCAGCGGATGCAAACGCCCGAAGGAAGGTCAGGCGATATCGTAA
- a CDS encoding helix-turn-helix transcriptional regulator: MTSDAPCTILTAGFSFHHKPFQMSEAEGFPHYLIRLQTEGGCSALIDGEITRVESGGLMLIAPGVPYNLIIDKEKYPLGEPRVESGDYHIFCRGEWIDRWWNSRLRPSLMHIPLNDALIGLFRQLVLEQRRLSDFSPEISSCYLQILCMEIDRLTVDRPSVSTRGYLAYRMKQFVEENAALSFHLEDVADYVGISVSRAVHLFKEAFGTTIVKYVNEVRLEMARERIVYSPMPLEHIAEACGFVNYTYFHRQFRKRYGMSPKQFRTHSREMDAPALM; the protein is encoded by the coding sequence ATGACAAGCGACGCACCTTGTACTATTTTAACCGCCGGATTCTCCTTCCATCATAAACCTTTCCAGATGTCGGAAGCGGAAGGCTTCCCCCATTATCTCATTCGTCTTCAGACCGAAGGGGGCTGCAGCGCCCTGATTGACGGCGAGATCACACGTGTGGAGAGCGGCGGCCTGATGCTCATTGCGCCAGGCGTTCCGTACAATCTGATTATCGACAAAGAGAAATATCCGCTGGGCGAGCCGCGCGTTGAAAGCGGGGATTATCATATCTTTTGCCGGGGGGAATGGATTGACCGGTGGTGGAACAGCCGCCTTCGGCCTTCGCTTATGCATATCCCGCTGAATGACGCATTAATTGGACTATTCCGCCAGCTCGTGCTGGAGCAGCGCCGCCTGTCCGATTTTTCCCCGGAAATTTCAAGCTGTTACCTGCAAATTCTGTGCATGGAAATCGACCGTCTTACCGTGGACCGCCCCTCCGTCTCTACAAGGGGATATCTGGCTTACCGGATGAAGCAGTTTGTTGAGGAAAATGCGGCACTTTCCTTCCATCTGGAAGACGTCGCGGACTATGTCGGCATCTCCGTCTCGCGTGCCGTCCATCTGTTCAAGGAGGCCTTCGGCACAACCATCGTCAAATATGTAAATGAAGTCCGTCTGGAAATGGCTCGGGAGCGGATCGTATACAGTCCGATGCCCTTGGAGCATATCGCAGAAGCCTGCGGTTTCGTGAACTATACTTATTTCCACCGGCAGTTCCGCAAACGGTATGGCATGTCGCCAAAACAGTTCCGCACGCATAGCAGGGAGATGGATGCGCCTGCGCTTATGTAG